One segment of Stenotrophomonas sp. SAU14A_NAIMI4_8 DNA contains the following:
- a CDS encoding DUF1328 domain-containing protein: MLHYAVIFFVIAIIAAVLGFSGIAGAASNIAWILFVVFLILAVISMFRKRG, translated from the coding sequence ATGCTGCACTACGCCGTTATTTTCTTCGTCATCGCCATCATCGCCGCCGTGCTCGGCTTCTCCGGCATTGCCGGCGCCGCCAGCAACATCGCCTGGATCCTGTTCGTCGTGTTCCTGATCCTTGCGGTGATCTCGATGTTCCGCAAGCGCGGGTAG